Part of the Impatiens glandulifera chromosome 8, dImpGla2.1, whole genome shotgun sequence genome is shown below.
ttaggtTTTAGATTAGTAGTATGTCACAAAGATTTAAAATTGTATAGGGTTAAAGGTtcaaatttcttcaaaattattttttttttatcaattttttaaattagttcgTAGGCAACAAAAATATAGACTTTTTTCTATTATGATTGGGCAGCCCAAAACTGGGGACCGAATCTAAAAAGACCTAAATATTTGGGTTATtattccaattattttttattgaattatctGGTTAGAGAGAATCGTTGAACTTTGAACTTTCAATAATTGTAGTCGAttcatattattcataatactattattatgacgttttttTGGAAAACTAGTAAAGTCCGTGagagagttaatcgtttttttcaaaaatttatgaaCTCGATAATTTATAtagtacattttttttcttatttttctctttattttttcttttcatatcatgatttattaattgtgtgtttaaacttttttatttttatttttaagatacatggattttaaaaaaaatgatatttttatcattaaataattgcataaataaacaaataaaatgtgataaatgaattttaataaatacaaaatttaaaatctaaaattcaataagtttttttaaacaaaagctcatgatcatattttatttatttttcatcatcaaaaactatttaattaattaattaaaactcttaaactatataaactatataaaattaaattataaaacaaccaattaaaaatccaattaacttattttttgttcaataatattttttaaaatatcaaataaaagaaCACACGATAATGAAGAGGAGGGGAAGAACAACATAATTACAATATAGAATCATAAACtagacataattttatttataaaaaataaaatttgttctattatattatataattaaaagaatatatatattttttattcagcTTATagtattttattcaataaaataaggATAAAGTTACATTGGACTTAACTATTATTGTTTTATAGGCAATAGGTATAGTAGGACAAAAAACAATTCAATCTAAGTATCATTTGACCCTTGGGAGATGGTTTAGTCACTATCATTATATTGTTTTTCAATACCAAAAACAATTCATATAAATTGCCCAACTTTTACACCTTTAGGACAGGTTGTTTTGgggttattttaaataatcttaactATTCAACTATGgattattataaaatgaatttttatttaagaatatttgATACGAAGGATAAAAATATAGAagataaatatagaaaaaataatatatggatttacatattaaattatttaaaattaattttaaataatttaatttaagttaatattttcactcttttaaattaatgatttatgtttaaaagaataaagtttatatataattttcaatacATTAACTAGTTAGTCTAGTAATAAAAATcgacttaaaatattaaagtgtcaCGGATTCGATTCCAACTTCGATTCCAACTGAAAACAATTCGAATTGAAATAGAACTATAGTTATAAAGTATCATATTAGTTAttcttaattaagaataataataacattcaTATTAAGTTTTGTGAGAACAttcatctttctttttattatactgtcttaataattgatttatagACATAAAAAATGGTTATTTTTACAACATTTAAAGTTTGTCATTCATTGTTTTatcactaaaatatattttgaaaagcgaaatggttggtttcatGAGATCAGGTTGGTCTTAAGAGAAAAAGCACATAACTAATCAACCCGGTTGAAAAGTTAATTGGTGTTTGTGTATACCataatttatatcaaatgaaaCATCAATTAAGTTAGAGatacaaataacatattttcatcAGTTAATAAATTTGAGACCTTCTAAAAgtattatatgtataaatttaatattgtattatatataatattatattatatattaatgtttatacatataaattatatatatatatatatttataaaatagatttttaaaagttatatatatatatatatattaaaataaatatgtttttttattaatggatAATTTTTTTAGTGATAGATTTTTAAGTAATAGAGTTGAATCTCAAATTTAGTGATAAAATATTAGAGTTAGAATCTCAAATTTAGTGATAAAATATTAGAGCTATTTATACTTAAGTTCAGATTTagactttaaaattaattttaaatcatttgaagttaaaaaatatttataattggcTGAAAAATGTTATCCAAAAAGACTTTAGtgaataagaaatatattatttgagatCACGATTTCgacattataaaattaatgtttcttgTAATCAGAATTTCAAAATATGTCACTAATGAATTGTGTCGcttattaattgaaataaataagttaatatattgattcgacttgttttgattttataagtttCTACCGCCACTATATAAAGCCActatagaaaaattatttacagTTATGAAACGTGTAAAAATTGTTTAACAAAATAAGatagaagattttttttaatcgatACTATAATGATTTATATTGAATGAGAGCTAGTTAAagatattattttagattttataatatattaattttattctagaaagaataaaattacaacttaaataatatgtaaaagtttatataaaaaaatttgtcttattcttacatttttaataatacaagataaaattttaagtatataaatttaCTATTTAAATCGGTATTCCCATTAGTTTgtaaattttgtatatttattttattttaatataggtATTCGTGAATCGGTTTTGATAAATATGcatgttcaattattttttggaaaacaacttaacgttatttcattaaaaagtctaaaaatgaaagaaattgtTAAAATCAAATCTAGATAATctctaattttgattatatagtTTTGATTAAATGATGACGATATGTTTAGTTGTTACTCGTAATAGTGTAATACCTATAATCTTTAACTAATTGTGTTAGGTCAAATTAGTTTTGACCAATGTTGTCAACAATAATTTAGGTAACttaattagataaatttaattttaaattaaataaaatcatttgataccatttgttttgaaaaaaatacattttaaatcaaaccaaatcagcCCTAATCCTATCAAccatcaattatttaatttcataaaaaaacacactaaaatgtttttataatattataatattataaaaatattaaatactaaaatattttaatgattctatttatataattcataaaaatcatattataatattatttccaccctcaaaataatcaaatattaaagaAGCCTTAAATTAGTTTGACcttgagttatttttaattaatttaaaatgttagttttaataaagaaagtatcaaaatattcttatttttcttaaaatattataaaaaaaagaaagtatttttttaaaaatatttagtaaacaatttaaataaatttaattttgaatataatttgaaataactcATACATCAAAACAATCTCTTTCAAACTAGGCTTAAGATGTCACATGTCAATTCATATTTGGAAAGTGAAAGCCAAACGAGGAATAAGGGATGATTACTAATTTGTCCCTTGCATCACTCGAAGGGATGAAAAACCCTTTCAGACCCCTAAGCAGATCTTTCTCTCTCACTACATGCAATAGACGAAATCAAATTCAATACTGCGATATAATAGAGGGAAGCGAGAGATCATAGATATATAGTTTGTGTTTTGAAGTCAATCAATCAGTAGAACATTGTTTAGATTCATCGATCATGGCTCAATCAGCTGTTTCTCAGGTTATTTTCGCACGATTCTTCCTAGATTTCTTATTGTTTCTTGCTGATAtgattcgaatttcattttcttcagaTCGGCGTAGCTGTTCCTATCAACGGAGATTCTTCTTTCCTCAGGAGATCCGTGTTTAAGGTTCTTAATCGATTATATCTCTCCGTTATATCTATTATTCATTTCGAATTGATGTTTCGTGATGTTTCGTGTTTTCTGTTTGTGAATCTAGAAGCTGGCGGAGATTTTAAGGCTCCGATGTGAAATTTAGCTAATAACAATGATTTTTTTGGAAACATGTGGTTTTCCATCAATTAACTTGTTGTTTAGCGCTAGACATGAAAGTAATTCAGAATGCATGGTCATTAGATTAAAACTCTTGATTGAATCTTGAAGAATTGTCAAACTTATGCTTTAATCTCACCATGTTAAACTCTGCTAATAATGTTAAGGTTCATTTCCAAAGTTATCAGAATGCATAAAGTCTCTAATTGTAATTAGGTTATAcacaaatttttgtttatatcaaTGGTACATTTGAGTTGATGAACTCAATCATCGGTTTTGTGTGATCaatttacttgttttaactttaGGATAGCACGATTCTTGTGTTAATTGTAgagttttattgaaaaaatggtACATTTGATGAACTGCATCATCATCTGTCTGTTTTATAGTAAATTTATCGCCTAAGATATGATTGTTTCTTTTGTAGACACAAAGTATAAGCTTCAACAATGGATCAAGGAGATCTGCATTATCATTGGATTCCAATTCCATATATACATTCAGGTCAAGGAATCCTTCAGTAGTTTGCATGTCTGTGCAACAAGCCAGCAAACCAAAGGTTGCAGTCTCACCTTTATCACTAGAAGATGCAAATGAGCCTCCATTGAACACACATAAGCCAAAGGAACCATACACAGCAACCATTGTCTCTGTTGAGAGAGTTGTAGGCCAAAACGCTCCTGGTGAAACTTGCCATGTTATCATTGATCATGGTGGCAATGCCCCATACTGGGAAGGACAGAGCTATGGTGTTATTCCTCCTGTAAGTTATTATTGACTTTAAGTGGGATTGCATAACAATTTTTCTGCTAATTGAATGGTTTGTAGTTGTTCAATTAACAACTCACGTATTTTAGGcctgggttatttgaaaaccaATTGCAATTTCCATATAACCTTATTTAACACCATGATATTTTGGATGATGACGATTTGAATGATATATCGATGATTGGTGAGTTGATTGTTGATTGGATTGTAACCCACGTCATGTGACTCCTAAGACTTGATATAGACAAATTCTATTTGATTCAAACTTTtgtgtatataaaaaaatgtgttctTGAGCTTGGAGGTTTGACATATTACTTATTCCCTCGTGTTTACAGGGCGAAAACCCCAAAAAACCGGGAGCTCCCAATGCTGTCAGGCTTTACTCAATCGCATCGACTAGGTACGGGGATTTCTTTGATGGAAAGACAGCAAGTTTGTGTGTGAGAAGAGCTGTTTACTATGATCCTGAGACCGGGAAGGAAGACCCCTCAAAGAAAGGAATATGCAGCAATTTCCTTTGTGATTCAAAGCCTGGCGACAAAATTCAACTAACTGGTGAGCCCTTTTAACTCTATAGGTTACCCTGGAAATTTGCTTCAAACTGCATAAACATAACAACTATTATTAGCTTCTTATCTGGATCAAACTCGTAAAATGATGAATCACACGAAAACTTGATCCACTCAATAAGAATTTTGCAACTATACACATCCAACCCTTAGACCTATCATCCAAGTTTTTCTCATAACAAATGAAATTCAATTTTACAGGTCCTTCTGGTAAGATAATGCTTTTACCCGAAGATGACCCAAATGCGACCCATATCATGATCGCTACTGGTACGGGTGTGGCTCCATTCAGAGGCTATCTGAGACGTATGTTCATGGAATCAGTCCCCAACTTCAAGTTCGGAGGTCTGGCTTGGCTGTTTCTCGGGGTAGCGAATAATGACAGTCTTCTTTACGACGAAGAATTCGAAAAATATCGTCAAGACTATCCAGACAACTTCAGGTTTGACCGTGCTCTGAGTCGAGAACAAAAGAACAAGAACGGGGGAAAGATGTATGTCC
Proteins encoded:
- the LOC124912089 gene encoding ferredoxin--NADP reductase, root-type isozyme, chloroplastic-like, whose translation is MAQSAVSQIGVAVPINGDSSFLRRSVFKTQSISFNNGSRRSALSLDSNSIYTFRSRNPSVVCMSVQQASKPKVAVSPLSLEDANEPPLNTHKPKEPYTATIVSVERVVGQNAPGETCHVIIDHGGNAPYWEGQSYGVIPPGENPKKPGAPNAVRLYSIASTRYGDFFDGKTASLCVRRAVYYDPETGKEDPSKKGICSNFLCDSKPGDKIQLTGPSGKIMLLPEDDPNATHIMIATGTGVAPFRGYLRRMFMESVPNFKFGGLAWLFLGVANNDSLLYDEEFEKYRQDYPDNFRFDRALSREQKNKNGGKMYVQDKIEEYSDEIFKLLDGGAHIYFCGLKGMMPGIQDTLKKVAEERGESWEAKLSQLKKNKQWHVEVY